DNA sequence from the Suricata suricatta isolate VVHF042 chromosome 14, meerkat_22Aug2017_6uvM2_HiC, whole genome shotgun sequence genome:
ccaatttgacaataaaatattatggaaaaaataaaaataaaaaataaaattatatggtaatAAAAATTGTGTGATTgagacatttgaaatatttttcaaattgcatCCATCTCTAGTTCTAAAGAGTTAAATCCTTGTTAATTCTTGAGAAAACATTACTAGTTCCATAGTTTTAATCATTTTACCATAATTACTGCCAAGTAGTTTCTGGTTTCAAGTTTATAAGTAGCATTAAAAATGAATCTAATGTGCAATTAGATTGAAAGTCAACCTCTGTCAGTTGTAGGTGTTAGTCTATATACTAACTtccaatctttttaaataaatgtcctaattttttattgttttacaacATTGTATAAGGAGATATAAGCTTTACCATCTATCAAATAGAatatagttgacccttaaacaactcAGGGGTTAGATGGTGCCAATGTGCCCACAGTCAAAAATCTGAGTCTAACTTTGGACTACTTAATGGCCTCCTGTTGACCAGAGGCTTTACtgtaacataaacagtcaattaacacctattttgtatgttatacatATTACATGATgttttcttacaataaagctacagaaaagaaaatgctattaagaaaatcacagggAATAGAAGCTACATTTACAGTACCTGCtgcatttactgaaaaaaaatcttcctataAGTGGACCAGTGCAGTTTAAACCCATGCTGTTCAAGGGCCAGCTGTACACTGTTTTCATAAGGCAACAGATTCATAtcgtttaaaatatattttattaaataatctacTTGGAGAATAATTACAAAAGCTTTAAACAGCAAGTCCAAGTAGTAAATGGCAAtttcctttcaaaaacaaacaaacaaacaaacaaaccagagtCCATTATTCTGTTTTGCTGCTTTATACACaggaatgatttatttttacaaactAGTCAGATCCAACATTAGcctgtaaaatttaaaacatttcttaatatgTCTCAAAGGCAAAGTGAACTTTATGATATGCTTTCATATTAACCAGAATGACAAACCATAAGATAATTAATACCATAGCAGTTCAAGATAAAACTAAATAGAATAGGCACTTTAAAAGTGAAATCAGCTACTGTaactctcacagttcatgttACTTGTACTCAGGGCATTTCATCAAAGGTTATCAACCAGTGAGGCCAATGCCTTTGATGTAGAAGCACAAACACATTTAGGTCCCAAACACTGTGTTCTGGTTGTAATACATGCAAGACGGACCCTAACTTAGAAAAAtcttctgaaagaaaatgaagaaaaacaagaagcagCCAGGAATGAAAGCATTTACAAGCACTTGAAAAAGGCCTTTAAGTGTTACACCAGTGTTTTAAACCCCTTCGTTCTCAGGTAAGGGGTTaagaggccgagagagagacCGTCTGCGAGGGTGAGGATACTGGAGGTTGGCAGTGTCAGCATCGCAAGAGTGCTCtaccagaggaggaggaggaggaggaaggagctgggCATAACTGGACCATCTCGATCCAGCCCGTGGGGGGTCCAGAGGGGGAAAGAAATACCTGAAACAATGAAGACAGgaacaaaacaccaaaacaaaacaaaaacaacagaaaaaaaaaaagggaaagaaaaaaaacagaagaaaaagagaaaagtagtaAATACAAAGAGaaccaaagaggagaaaacacatGCTGGAAAAAAAAGCTTTAGTATATTCATGCCAAAACTAACAGAACATAATCGCAAAAACCAAGACCCTTACTCAAATCAAGCTTGCTTAAGCAAGTAtagaaacttgaaagaaagaaatataatctgttaaacttaaaatgttaaaaaaaattatcagtatgAATGTtccaaaaaaagacattttataatttaaaacattttcaaatctttCAGAAACATATTTGATGCAATCCTGGAAATTTACAAATctaataagctttttattttaagcaatgcTTCGTTTGTGGTAGCAGCAGGCACACGTTTTGTAGTGCATATATGACACTGAGAACCAATCCAAATATACTTTCACAAAGTATGGCCAGCTATTGCCATATACTTCTGAAGAAATAACAACCTTTGAAAACACTTAGCTGCTTTTCTGCAAAAACCTTAAATAGTACAAAATTTTGATAAGTAAGAGAGCTCAAAGAATATGTCCTATTGTTACTCTTCCACCATTTTATAACTTACCCGTAATACTTAAGCATATTAGCAAACAAAGACTTACAGCTTTGTCATCAAAGTTCTAGAGAACATGAACTAAATGAAGCAGCCAACTAAATTAAAATCCTGAGACTTGGAATGTGGAGGTTAACGTGCACGCACAATTTAAGCAAATTTTTAACTGCTCCTCTGATAGTATGTTTCCAAATTTTGACTTGAAGGAAAACTTAAGCCACGAAATTAtaccataaaatatatacaagcaCATATTAGAAACATTTAGTTCTTTAGTGAATATGAATTGGAAACTTacaaagatgttttcattttactacCAAATTATAAATGAAGCAATACCAAATGTTTAATTTGGCCACAAACTATACAAATTACTTTCATTTCACTACTACTTCTCTCACTcctttactaatattttttaatattacaaagAAATGACAGTTGTATTAAATAATATCATATGTAAGCCAGTTCTACAAAAGGTAATAAACAAATTAGCACTCAAAACaatctttatgaaaaatatttattcaatcttcaaattaaaattgtaaaaattcatCATTTCAGCTTGctgttttagaaaacaaaagaaacattctCTAACTGGAATAAAGTGGTGTTTTCCCTCCTCCCAACTACTTACAAGGATAGAAACAatccttttagttttaaaacacatGTTAGTTTCGggaacatttcaaaaaattgttttggtGACAACGACTCAACAAAAAGCCTCTCCATTTAGATTTCAAAAGTTTCAAATAGTGTCAATAAACTGGCTCGTACAAAAAAATGAtatacactgtattttttaaaggccttTTGGATTGCGTTTAGTAGTAAGCAGGCTGCTGGTGTATCTTGGGAGAGGTCAAACGGcgctggggaaggggaaaaggagctCGCTTTCCATTCCTGTGTGCATGCAACAAGCAGCAAAACAGCAAAGTTACTCCAGTTAGCTGGTACTCAGCTGTGCTTTCTGTTAAAGGACATAATACaaatggagaagggaaaatgcATCACAGATCTAACGCACACGGTTATTGGCACAGTAAGAATACAGATCAAAACTTCAAAGCTCTTTACAAAAGAATATACACAGTACAGGCAGCAACCAaacaccagatttttttttttcaattaacagTAGTATCCTTTGTTcatgaaattgtttttataatctgGTATCTTCTGCGGTAACCTGAAACTGTTTTCATACAAATACTTAAACCTCAAAATCAAACAGTAGgactttttttataaaaatttaacaatataaaaatagttgaagacattttaaatagaattctaaGATTACAACAGGATAACCACATTTAATAAGGGCTATGCTTTGAAGTTTCCTGACTTGTATTCCAAATTATTCACAAAGGCATATAAAAGTaagtttattttacaaattcacATATTTGAAATTTCAATATGAAAACAAAGGATGACTCTTTAGATCACATTGTCAAGATAAATAagaatctaaaatatattaaaaatcctaaaaatcaagaaatcaaaatttaccattttctctTACAATCTCCATTAAAGGTTTAaaacactctctcacacacacacactcacactcacacacacacacacacacacacacacacacacacacacacacacactctactaCCACTAACATACTAATGCTCATCTAGGACTAAAATCCTCAGCATTATCCCAGATTTGTGCTTCATCTTACTtgagaagcaaagtaaaatcttaaagttATAAACATTTCTGAGAGACCACTAAATTTCAGAATATACTTTAGTTTGTTTAAGGGCTTAACAATCCACCTATAAATATTATGATTATGTAAACTAAATACAGAGCtaacaaagtgatttttttctagtaTAATAATTGTACATGAATTTCTTCATTCAATCTTAAAATTCATGAAATTACACACCTTTAGTCTGGCTACCAGAATGACTTAAAAAGGAGATAATTTCTAGTTTTCCCACAAAACAGCCTACCTGCCAGAAGAAGATCCATTTAATGAATTTTGAAGATTTGGGATATTTGAACCTAGGGAAGGATTTGAGTTTCCCTGCTGAGAATTCCCATTGACAGGGCTCCCATTACCTTTCAAAATACCAGTACACTTCCAATTGTCCATATAATTAGCTGAAAGGAAAATGGTCAAATACATTAACATGGCTAATAGCTTTGTTCAAGGGCAAAACTCTGTATTCAAACTCTtaaactacaattaaaaaaacaaaagagggctGCATATCTCTCGAGATAAatgttaaagacattttttaaataaaatacatatctcaatttaaccaattttttaaagttttagaagaGTATTTTAGAGACAATTCCCTAAGCAACTACAttaataccaaaataaattcttcatttttatgataATGAAGTTCAATTTCTTGTACATGTAGGGTAATGGGGTTGTCTTCTTATATAAGTCATGGGGGTACTTAATGTCCTCAGAGACGGACCCCTCCTTTGGGGTTTGAGTGGCTAACCCACTAAGGCCTAATTCTTCTAATGCAAAACAGGTCACTGGGGACACGGATCCCAGGAAACCTGAGTTAGAGAGCCCatgggtgcggggggggggggggggggggggggggggggggggggggggggggggggggggggggggggggggggggggggggggggggggggggggtgaagatGGGTGGTCCTGACGAAAGCCcagaggcaagaaagagaagcaaagtcTTACACAGCAAATGACATTGAGGAAAGGGAGGTCTGGGCTGGTTCTCCCACAGCCTAAATCTGATCATGGGGAACTCGGCCAAACTGCATTTTGAGAAACAATAACCACTCAGGGtacatgacctaagctaaagctTACATGGACGCCACTGACTAGAGTGGGACAAGGACCAAGGACATCTTTACCCAGTAGAATAAACGTCCATGGAAAAATGCAGACCATGCTACAGCAACCACAGCCAACATCAAATTACCAGACTGAATTCTCACTCAGCATGGCATTTGTAAGAAACTTTCAGAACCAGTGGTCTGAAGATTACTGAACTTttgcagagaggaggtggggatgAAACTGGATTTTCTCCTATTATGGGCTGGCTAGCTGGAGCAGTTATTTAATAAGAGATGTCTGTAGTCCTATCCTGCGTTTGTACAACAATCACACAAAGGACACACATAGCAAACGGTATCTTTTGGAGATACTGCATATTCTGCTACAActacttttagttttaaaaggagCACCAcatggaaacttaaaaaacaataaaagtgtcATTAACTGCCATGAACTAGGTACACTGATGGAGGttcaaaataacacaaatatattaattGAATAGTAACTgcagaaagataatttttttttccaaaatatttctgacttaacttttctaaatgaaaattctAAAGTAACAACAGAGTGACAATCACTTCATTAAAACCTTACCTTTCCACAATCTTACACAGCCATCATCTCCTGAAGATGCTAACACTGTCCCTGTTATATTCCAACTCACTCGCCAGACCTGGGAATTATGATTATCAAACTGAGCCACTATATGGATTTCAAATTTTGTTGGTCCACCAGAGGAGGTAAGTTCTTTCctattaataaaaagattttcctGAGAAATGCTGAGAaaagattttatacacacacacggttctaaatttaaaaaacacacatacttaccatattattttataattatgttaacATCCCAAACTGCCACCTTCCCTCCCACATTCCCCAACCTTAATTCACTGAGAGCTGAGTCACGTCACTTTGATTCTCCAGCACCTGGGATGATCCTACCACCTAAAAATTATTCAGTGATTATTTCATGGAAGGAAAGAACAACAAAAGAGGACTTTATTCACCCAAACAAGGTTGAGGAATAAAATATacaacaattaattttaaaaggaaagctgTAGGAAGGGAAGAATagaaggggggaaaggaagaaaaaaaaagaactgaaattcaCAATTCCAAAATTAAAGCCTGAATAATATTATTCACAAGATGTCTCAGAGCTAATTTAATTGTCCCTGCTAATTTAAGTAACCTGCCACCTCtcatttattcaaacatttaCACCAATTATATTCAGAGGATCCAATTCATTTTAACAGCCTAAATAAAATGCAATCAGGAAAACCTAAATCTCCTGTCTTTATTCAACTCCCCATCCTCAaagtcatatattttagataaaatgttCATCAAAAAATCCATTCTTCAGATTACAATTGCCTCTTCATTCTCctccacaaatgaaaataatcatgagttaagagcatttttaaattcGTAATTGCTTCAAACTCACCTCACAGGctttaatgtaaaaattctcaCATCTTTGGTTGCTATGGCTAGGATATGGAAAGACCTTCCCAAGTTTGGAGCAAAGGCAATATCGTGGACAGGATCTGTGACTGTCATGAGGGTTTCAGCTTTTGCGTatttcctaataaaaaaaaatttacactgaaattttcagaaattaaaaattttaaaactcctcaTGTTGAGACATCTCACTTTTTTCACATTGTTCACAATGAAATAGTATTGACCTCTGCAGTTCAAATATAGTATGACCAAGGCCTAACCCCCAGAAACTGAATGTGACCTAATttagaaaaagggtctttgcataTGTAATTAAGGATCCCAGGataagatcatcctggattacctttataaaagacagaacaggagatacagagaaaaaaaccatatgaagACAGGGGGAGACTGGAATTATGCGTCCAGACACCAAGGACCTCCAGAAGACACCAGAcgcctggagaaaaggaagaattgtGGAAGAAGCATGGTGCTAACctcaccttgatttcagatttctggcctccagaaccgagaataaatttttgttttaatttttgttttgtttgtagtgATTTGTTAAGGCAGCCCTGGGAAACTAATAAAGCCCCCagattttgttctttggttttgtaAGTTTAGAATagaacagtttaaaaagaaactttaattaGAGCAAGATGctagggcgcctaggtggctcagttggttaagtttctgactctttatctcagctcaggtcatgatctcgcagttcatgagatcaagccccacatcaggctctacactgacaatgaggagcctgcctggattatttctcccccactctctatGCCTTCCCCTgctgtgcacactctctctctctctctcaaaataagtaaacttaataaaaaaaaagaaaatgagatgctGATTTATTAGCCAATAATATCTACCTTCAAGAAAAGGGTAACTGAATTTCCTAAGTATTTGCATATAAATTGGAAAATGAAGCTGATAACAGGAGAAATTGAGTTTTTTAGTGGTAATAAGGGCACTAACCTGATATCTGTTTCATCCTTACAATCTTATTTCTACATCTACAGATGGAGAAGATAACGAAGGAGACAACAGATACAAGTTTTCTATCGTTTTTCTCCGTTGTCAATTCAGTATCAGGGACAGAACTGAAGCACATCACCCTGGGTGTAACAGTTAGAGAGAGGTACCTATCTTCCCTTTTCACTACCCTCCTCTGATATACCAGTGTTCCCAACACTCGTTGGTTGGCCTTCTTTTCACACCAACATTTTCCTCAAATGTCTCCAAGTTAGTGCATTCCTCCAAGGTCTCTCACTGACCTTGTCTTCCCTTATATGATCATCCTAAGTACTCTAGTCCACACCCTTGCTGCTTCTACTGTGTGGTCATAACTCCTGTGTTGGATGCTAGACAAGTCATTTTACTTTGTtgatctgtttcttcatttgtaaaatagtgctaatataagtaaatataataaatataaatgtaataaaaatcctCATAAGGTGattgttaaaattcaaatttcataatgtatgtgaaaatgcAGTATAACCTGTATAAATATAGGCACTTGTACCATTATGAAGACCGGGTCTgtcttaatattttcattcaccgatagaaataaaaatatccaataCTGGTTAATTCGATAAATGTTTCCTCTGTACTAAATGGTGGTAGCACTTACAGAAAGCTCAGTCAGGTACGCATAACTGGATGCTACATACTCCACTATCACATATCCTCTATGTACCACGGTCACTCTGTATAAGAAAGAACCTTTGGACAACTCTTACTTCAAAGAAACAAACCAGGGACCAATCCAAAATGGCTGATCTTCCTAAGTCAATCccacacacactcgcacacagCACCATGACCTACCCAATGCCATTCTGGTCATTCGAGATGCAGAAAATGCCAGGCACTTGCTATCTACTCTCTTGCAGCTAAAGCACAGTATGTGACCCAATTCTGGTCAGTGGAACCAAATGAGAAAGCTTCCTAAAATGCTTCCAGATAATCTTTTCCCTCCCTCAtacaaaaagatacataaaagcTAATGTCCTTCTTTGTACCTACATGTGAAACCTGGAAATGATCTTGTGATCTAGGAGTAAGCTGTCACCAACACACTAAATGACagctaaaaaatggaaaatgccaAAGCCTTTGATGTCGTCACTGCACAAGTGAGCCACTTAACTAACCCCAGAATGTTCCACTGCAGGGCTCCTTGGTATAGGAGCAAATACAGGGAATCTAGCCCCTAATCTAGACTTATTCTACTAAGAGACTTATACACAATTTTGGATTATCTTTATCACtgaattcttttaagttttaggtACTTTCTATCTGccctatattttctttcagaattccAAGTTTTTTATTCCCTTactcaaatattatttataaagtagTTTTCATTCTCCTTTGTTTTAGAAATGGTCCACCTTCAAAGTTTTAGATTTATGTCTCCAAACTCATCTGTTCAGCTAAGGTTGAAAGCAACTACTTTAACAGTATTAACTCTTCATAAAGCCTCTTTAAAATGTGCTAATAATGTAGCTCATAGCTTTAATAATAGCTTAAAAGGCTATGAAAGCCTCAAAAAGTTCTAGAGGAAGGTTCCTATATTGTAGAACCGTGCTGGCCAATACtacagccactagccacatgtgcctatttaaatttaaattaataaaaatgaacaaatgcaggggcacttgggtggttcagtcagttaagcgtccaactcacagtccgtgggttcgagccccgcgtcacactctgtgctgccagctcagagcctagagcctgctttggattctgtgtccccctttctctctgctcctcccccattcatactctgtctctgtctctcaaaaataaataaaagttaaaaaatttttattaatagtttgttaccaagttggtttccatataacacccagtgcccttccctacaagtgccctcctccatgaccatcaccccccttcccttccctcctccctcttcagccctcagtttgttttctaaatgaaCAAATGCAATTCTTCAGC
Encoded proteins:
- the SEH1L gene encoding nucleoporin SEH1 isoform X1 translates to MFVARSIAADHKDLIHDVSFDFHGRRMATCSSDQSVKVWDKSENGDWHCTASWKTHSGSVWRVTWAHPEFGQVLASCSFDRTAAVWEEIVGESNDKLRGQSHWVKRTTLVDSRTSVTDVKFAPKHMGLMLATCSADGIVRIYEAPDVMNLSQWSLQHEISCKLSCSCISWNPSSSRAHSPMIAVGSDDSSPNAMAKVQIFEYNENTRKYAKAETLMTVTDPVHDIAFAPNLGRSFHILAIATKDVRIFTLKPVRKELTSSGGPTKFEIHIVAQFDNHNSQVWRVSWNITGTVLASSGDDGCVRLWKANYMDNWKCTGILKGNGSPVNGNSQQGNSNPSLGSNIPNLQNSLNGSSSGRYFFPPLDPPRAGSRWSSYAQLLPPPPPPLVEHSCDADTANLQYPHPRRRSLSRPLNPLPENEGV